One window from the genome of Pyrobaculum ferrireducens encodes:
- a CDS encoding Rab family GTPase — protein MAYRRVVALLGVGGVGKTTFAYRVLGVSDTPVLTLRPSYYRFYIGDLEIDLVDVPGQRVFEVAMKFTSFKIPIVDRLVYMYDLTNYDTLYAISELHTIFVERGSRVAKEYVVVGNKRDIAEEIGVFIEADEIASSIGASEIYYISAVKDPPRVFQEILLGKS, from the coding sequence ATGGCATATAGGAGAGTAGTAGCTCTTCTAGGCGTGGGAGGGGTCGGGAAGACCACCTTCGCGTACAGAGTCTTGGGAGTTTCCGATACCCCTGTACTGACTCTAAGACCTAGCTACTACAGATTCTACATAGGAGATCTAGAGATAGATTTGGTAGACGTGCCGGGACAGAGGGTATTTGAGGTAGCGATGAAGTTTACCTCTTTTAAAATTCCAATTGTTGATAGGCTAGTGTACATGTATGACTTGACTAATTACGACACTTTGTATGCCATTTCCGAGCTACACACGATTTTCGTAGAAAGAGGCTCGCGGGTGGCGAAGGAGTACGTGGTTGTTGGTAATAAAAGAGACATCGCCGAGGAAATTGGCGTATTTATAGAGGCTGATGAGATAGCCTCTTCAATAGGCGCCTCCGAGATTTACTATATATCGGCAGTAAAAGATCCTCCTCGGGTGTTTCAGGAGATTCTGCTAGGAAAGTCCTAG
- the cc1 gene encoding DNA-binding protein CC1 yields the protein MSKKQKLKFYDIKAKQAFETDNYEVVEKQTARGPMMFAVAKSPYTGIKVYRLLGKKK from the coding sequence ATGTCGAAGAAGCAGAAGTTGAAGTTCTATGACATTAAGGCGAAGCAGGCGTTTGAGACGGATAACTACGAGGTTGTGGAGAAGCAGACTGCCCGCGGGCCGATGATGTTTGCAGTAGCCAAATCCCCATACACCGGCATCAAAGTATACAGACTGCTAGGCAAGAAGAAATAA
- a CDS encoding pelota family protein yields MKYEVDRKRRVIKVVPEREEDLYFIYLLIDMGDVVRGWTVREYKPLGAKEGERMKMYLGIRVEALEYHKFRGSLRVRGTVVEAQEGIEGVKGRRHTFELAVGREVEIEKAEERPLEVVEEVLNMARNSLPRILLVSIDDEEAAFAYITALGVEVLHTVYNNAERGGGNSLLHNYLVYVGKVVEELKRRLDPDKVVVAGPHIVVEQASVYIKGDRVSQSSGGLAGVYEFVRRGLYDEFKKEMGVVAYERLMRLLATERELAALGLEEVKEAAASGRVDILLVLDSYLKERPGEVWSVLYEVYKSRGRIYIVREDTEIGAGLRALGGIASILRW; encoded by the coding sequence GTGAAGTACGAGGTAGACAGGAAGAGGCGTGTCATAAAGGTGGTCCCGGAGAGGGAGGAGGATCTGTACTTCATCTACCTGCTTATCGACATGGGCGACGTGGTGCGTGGGTGGACTGTCAGAGAATACAAGCCTCTTGGAGCAAAGGAGGGGGAGAGGATGAAAATGTACCTAGGGATTAGGGTGGAGGCTCTTGAGTATCACAAATTCCGTGGCAGTCTGAGGGTGAGGGGGACCGTTGTCGAGGCTCAGGAGGGCATAGAGGGCGTTAAGGGGCGGAGGCATACATTTGAGCTTGCTGTGGGTAGGGAGGTGGAGATCGAGAAGGCCGAGGAAAGGCCTCTGGAGGTGGTCGAGGAGGTGTTAAACATGGCTAGGAACTCCCTTCCTCGGATACTTTTAGTATCTATCGACGACGAGGAGGCCGCCTTTGCATACATAACTGCTCTGGGCGTAGAGGTACTTCACACTGTATATAACAACGCCGAGAGGGGTGGGGGAAATAGCCTTTTACACAACTATCTTGTGTATGTTGGTAAAGTAGTGGAGGAGTTGAAACGTCGACTCGACCCAGATAAGGTGGTGGTAGCTGGCCCCCACATCGTCGTGGAGCAGGCGAGTGTGTACATAAAGGGAGATCGCGTGTCTCAAAGCTCGGGTGGGCTTGCAGGTGTTTATGAATTTGTGAGGAGGGGGCTTTACGACGAGTTTAAAAAGGAGATGGGCGTCGTAGCTTATGAAAGACTCATGCGTTTATTAGCGACGGAGAGAGAGCTGGCGGCTCTTGGGCTTGAGGAAGTTAAGGAGGCCGCCGCCTCTGGCCGCGTCGACATTCTATTGGTGTTAGACTCGTATCTGAAAGAGAGGCCGGGTGAGGTTTGGAGTGTCTTGTATGAAGTATATAAGAGCCGTGGGAGAATATACATCGTAAGGGAGGATACTGAAATAGGCGCTGGGCTGAGGGCGCTGGGAGGTATAGCGTCTATCTTGAGATGGTAA
- a CDS encoding thioredoxin domain-containing protein, which translates to MKPVTILAIAVLVFAVLAAVIVYSNLISRSQPQAFSTTSAGGLPLPNWAITFGDPKAPITLIELFDLHCPYCAMAHEQLDPLYRELLKTGKLRLVFLDLIVHPEAAPAHQYLHCAYNQLGNKTYDLITQLYKIFLSDGAQKQLEILQGYRCTNTPSKSDFDSAVKELLGALVQKGVAIRQLGTPTFIIIKNGTINVVVGADVARVISLISQ; encoded by the coding sequence ATGAAGCCAGTTACTATTCTAGCCATAGCCGTTCTGGTATTCGCGGTCTTGGCCGCGGTTATCGTATATAGCAACTTAATCTCTCGATCTCAGCCACAAGCGTTTTCTACAACGTCGGCGGGTGGTTTGCCGTTGCCCAACTGGGCTATAACGTTCGGCGACCCCAAGGCGCCTATTACGTTGATAGAGCTATTCGATCTACACTGCCCCTACTGCGCGATGGCGCATGAACAGCTAGATCCTTTATATAGAGAGTTGCTAAAAACGGGGAAATTGAGGTTGGTATTCCTAGACCTTATAGTGCACCCAGAAGCCGCGCCGGCGCATCAATATCTCCACTGCGCCTATAACCAACTTGGTAACAAGACGTACGACTTGATAACGCAGCTCTACAAGATCTTCCTCAGCGACGGCGCACAGAAACAGCTCGAGATATTGCAGGGCTATAGGTGTACGAATACGCCAAGCAAGTCAGATTTTGACAGTGCTGTAAAAGAACTTCTAGGTGCCTTGGTGCAAAAAGGCGTGGCTATTAGACAGCTAGGCACGCCGACGTTCATAATTATAAAAAACGGTACCATTAACGTAGTGGTTGGCGCAGACGTGGCGCGCGTGATCTCTCTAATTAGTCAGTAG
- a CDS encoding DUF359 domain-containing protein, producing the protein MICYRLAGRRDLFAFPYPIAIWRDPPSSVEFVKNLAESYGAVHIYTVGDVVTRNFLSQGLVPTSVAIDEKTRRGVKVEQLNLFKRVIRVVNPPGYITEEAWAAVEEAVGGGVVIKVEGEEDMLSLAFIKLAPPRSIVAYGHYMGALIAVPVDWYRSYILKLFDYLEKC; encoded by the coding sequence ATGATCTGTTACCGGCTGGCGGGTCGCCGGGACCTCTTCGCCTTCCCCTACCCCATAGCAATATGGAGGGACCCGCCGTCGTCTGTGGAGTTTGTGAAAAATCTCGCGGAGAGCTACGGGGCTGTGCATATATACACAGTGGGCGATGTGGTGACTCGTAATTTCCTCAGCCAAGGCCTCGTGCCCACCTCGGTGGCCATTGATGAGAAGACGAGGAGAGGTGTCAAGGTGGAGCAACTAAACCTCTTTAAGAGGGTGATTAGAGTCGTCAATCCCCCCGGGTATATTACAGAAGAGGCCTGGGCCGCCGTGGAGGAGGCCGTGGGGGGCGGGGTGGTTATTAAAGTAGAGGGCGAGGAGGACATGTTGTCGCTGGCGTTTATTAAGCTGGCCCCGCCGAGATCTATCGTGGCCTATGGCCACTACATGGGGGCTCTCATAGCAGTGCCAGTGGACTGGTATAGGAGCTATATCTTAAAGCTGTTTGACTACCTCGAAAAGTGTTAA
- a CDS encoding MBL fold metallo-hydrolase yields MEIYVIGYGGWISNPHLGYTSLYVKTDVGILIDAGECTYAKMAACGLPWPDAVFISHRHGDHILGLPTFMLMARRLGKRLRVVANRDAAEAARALALASGIENALQHVEFVEARGVLKIGDTQLAFAPTSHPVETLAVRIEHGGRCVVYSSDTAPSEGVVELARGCDLLIHEVSGNPGQEEEAHRVGHSTTADAVELARRAGVKMLMPIHFYLEPPVVPPGVTVVIPAPCGRFTI; encoded by the coding sequence GTGGAGATCTACGTCATTGGGTACGGCGGCTGGATATCAAACCCCCATCTAGGCTACACTTCTCTATATGTCAAGACCGACGTTGGTATTCTCATAGATGCGGGGGAGTGCACCTATGCAAAAATGGCCGCGTGCGGCCTGCCGTGGCCCGACGCGGTGTTTATAAGCCATAGACATGGCGACCACATACTCGGCCTGCCCACCTTCATGCTCATGGCGAGGAGGCTCGGCAAGAGGCTGAGGGTAGTTGCAAATAGAGACGCGGCTGAGGCCGCCCGGGCCCTGGCGTTGGCATCCGGCATCGAGAACGCTTTGCAACATGTCGAGTTTGTCGAGGCGAGGGGGGTCTTGAAGATTGGAGATACCCAGCTGGCCTTCGCCCCGACGTCGCACCCTGTGGAGACTCTGGCGGTGAGGATCGAACACGGGGGCAGGTGTGTTGTGTACAGCTCAGATACGGCGCCGTCTGAGGGCGTGGTTGAGCTTGCGCGTGGTTGCGACTTGTTAATACACGAAGTCTCAGGGAACCCGGGGCAGGAAGAGGAGGCCCATAGAGTTGGCCACAGCACGACGGCCGACGCCGTTGAGCTGGCGCGGAGGGCCGGGGTCAAGATGTTAATGCCCATACACTTCTACCTAGAGCCGCCGGTCGTGCCCCCCGGCGTTACTGTGGTAATCCCGGCGCCCTGCGGCAGATTTACGATATGA
- a CDS encoding nucleotide sugar dehydrogenase encodes MLADLLRRGELVVAVYGLGYVGMALSAAWALAGARVIGVDINSGKVEKLNSGVVEYVEKDVVDVLTHAIRSGKFTATTDGVVASIRSHVKIVAVPVFLKKSATAIDVDFSALTSAAKSIGAGLKKGDLVIVESSVPPGTTEEVVRSVLEGASGLVAEEDFYLAYSPERVMVGHALKDIVENYPKVVAGVGPRSAEEAAELYRQVAKRGVLVLESTREAEFEKLLEGVYRDVNIAVANEMAKLANTLGISFRRAREAANSQPYSHVHKPGSGVGGNCIPVYPYFLMWTAAKYGVDLPLTRTARFINEKQPEEVAFAALRAMLKHGVNPAAAKIVILGLAFRGDVDDTRGSPTYDIIATLLKVGIKSEQITVHDPYVKQDMLLARWGIALTQDLESAVKGADVVIISTDHSAYKIKASVLLSLMNSQVVVDARGVLTPDADIYSIDSGRWP; translated from the coding sequence GTGCTGGCCGACCTCTTAAGACGCGGCGAGCTCGTAGTAGCCGTGTATGGACTGGGCTACGTGGGGATGGCCCTCTCGGCGGCGTGGGCCTTGGCAGGCGCCAGGGTGATAGGCGTAGATATAAACTCCGGGAAGGTGGAGAAGCTGAACAGCGGCGTCGTGGAGTATGTGGAGAAAGACGTAGTTGATGTACTTACCCACGCCATTAGAAGCGGCAAGTTCACAGCTACTACAGACGGCGTGGTGGCTTCGATAAGAAGCCACGTGAAGATAGTGGCCGTGCCGGTATTCCTAAAAAAGTCCGCCACGGCGATAGACGTGGACTTCTCCGCCTTGACATCCGCGGCGAAGTCCATAGGGGCCGGGCTTAAAAAAGGCGACCTCGTAATTGTTGAGTCGAGCGTGCCCCCCGGCACCACTGAGGAGGTGGTGAGGTCCGTGCTGGAGGGCGCCTCGGGCCTAGTCGCCGAGGAGGACTTCTACCTCGCGTACAGCCCGGAGCGGGTAATGGTGGGCCACGCCTTGAAAGACATAGTGGAGAACTACCCCAAAGTCGTGGCGGGGGTGGGGCCGAGGAGCGCAGAGGAGGCCGCGGAGCTGTATAGACAAGTTGCGAAGAGGGGCGTCCTGGTTTTGGAGAGCACTAGGGAGGCGGAGTTTGAGAAGTTACTGGAGGGGGTGTACCGCGACGTGAACATAGCAGTGGCAAATGAAATGGCCAAACTCGCAAACACCCTAGGAATTTCGTTCAGAAGAGCAAGAGAGGCGGCTAATAGCCAGCCCTACAGCCACGTCCACAAGCCCGGCTCCGGCGTGGGCGGCAACTGCATACCTGTCTACCCCTACTTCCTCATGTGGACCGCCGCTAAGTACGGCGTGGATCTGCCGCTGACACGTACAGCCCGGTTCATAAACGAGAAGCAACCGGAGGAAGTGGCCTTCGCGGCGTTACGCGCCATGTTAAAACACGGCGTCAACCCAGCGGCGGCCAAAATCGTGATCCTGGGCTTGGCGTTTAGAGGCGATGTAGATGATACAAGAGGTAGCCCCACATACGACATCATCGCCACCTTGTTGAAAGTGGGGATAAAGTCAGAACAGATAACAGTACATGACCCCTATGTTAAACAAGATATGTTATTAGCTAGGTGGGGTATCGCGCTTACTCAAGACCTCGAATCTGCAGTAAAGGGCGCCGACGTCGTGATCATATCCACCGACCATTCGGCGTACAAAATTAAGGCAAGTGTGTTGTTAAGCTTAATGAACTCGCAGGTCGTTGTAGATGCCAGAGGCGTGTTGACGCCCGACGCCGATATTTATTCAATTGACAGCGGCCGCTGGCCTTAG
- a CDS encoding 2-oxoacid:acceptor oxidoreductase family protein produces MREVIFLGRGGQGAVTAAQLLAYAASLEGKKAQALPEFGAERRGAIVRAYLRIGEALLHSSVKKADYVVVLDGRIIEQVDVRQYGKPGAVYIVNIKSPSDWYISIDATSIALKHGLVVAGWPVVNLIMAAAFAAVSGLVTLESIVKAVPEYVPRRYVEANIKAVVEGYELAKRLVEAR; encoded by the coding sequence ATGCGTGAGGTAATTTTTCTCGGCCGCGGGGGGCAGGGCGCCGTCACTGCCGCCCAGCTCTTGGCTTACGCCGCCTCTCTAGAGGGTAAAAAGGCGCAGGCCTTGCCCGAGTTTGGAGCCGAGAGGAGGGGGGCCATCGTGAGGGCTTACCTAAGGATAGGAGAGGCTCTTCTCCACTCTTCAGTGAAGAAGGCGGACTACGTCGTGGTGTTAGACGGCCGTATTATTGAGCAGGTAGATGTTAGGCAGTACGGCAAGCCCGGCGCTGTGTATATAGTAAACATCAAGTCGCCGTCGGATTGGTATATATCTATCGACGCGACGTCGATCGCGCTTAAACACGGCCTTGTAGTAGCGGGGTGGCCCGTGGTCAACCTCATAATGGCGGCCGCGTTTGCGGCAGTTAGCGGGTTGGTGACGCTGGAAAGCATCGTAAAAGCGGTGCCTGAATACGTGCCGAGGAGGTACGTAGAGGCTAATATAAAAGCCGTGGTTGAGGGATATGAATTAGCGAAGAGATTAGTAGAAGCTCGCTAA
- a CDS encoding 4Fe-4S binding protein — protein MLPISKPAPASAGVTGTWRTYRPVVNLEKCIDCGLCWLYCPESVIDWEKGEKVKIDYTYCKGCGICAEVCPVKAIDMEPEEGV, from the coding sequence GTGTTGCCTATCTCAAAACCCGCGCCGGCGTCCGCCGGCGTCACCGGCACGTGGCGCACCTATAGACCAGTGGTGAATCTTGAGAAGTGTATAGACTGCGGACTATGTTGGCTCTACTGTCCAGAGTCTGTAATCGACTGGGAAAAGGGCGAGAAGGTGAAAATTGACTACACCTACTGCAAGGGCTGTGGCATCTGTGCAGAGGTCTGCCCAGTAAAGGCTATAGATATGGAGCCAGAGGAGGGGGTATGA
- a CDS encoding transketolase C-terminal domain-containing protein, protein MKALVAQKTALTGNYAVAYAVKMAKPHVIAAYPITPQTSIVEKLSEFVERGELNARFVNVESEFAAMSVVYGAAMAGARAFTATSSHGLLYMYEATWWTALSRAPVVMAVVTRTIGPPWNIHVEHNDILVLRDTGWLIAMAETVQEVLDLTIQAFRIAETAVLPTAVGLDGFILSHSTEPVELPPQELVDKFLPPRRPDVPLLLRPGEAVTFGNLPSDNRDHARHKIATVYTAQREAKKIVSQVDEEYGRLTGRRYGGLVEWYKAGDAKNVVVCMGAWCSDAKQAVESLRRRGISIGLMRVRFIRPFPEEEVAKLDQYERVVVYDRDITPLGGVLGTEIKALLSRARVVNIVAGIAGVDFDAQNFYETIQKALDGSYREVEFVV, encoded by the coding sequence ATGAAGGCGCTGGTAGCGCAGAAAACAGCTCTTACCGGTAACTACGCCGTGGCTTACGCCGTCAAGATGGCGAAGCCCCATGTAATAGCGGCATACCCCATCACCCCGCAAACGTCCATCGTAGAGAAGCTCTCCGAGTTCGTGGAGAGGGGGGAGTTAAACGCCAGATTTGTCAACGTGGAGTCGGAATTCGCGGCGATGTCAGTCGTCTACGGCGCGGCGATGGCTGGCGCGCGGGCGTTTACAGCCACGTCCTCTCACGGGTTGCTGTACATGTATGAGGCGACTTGGTGGACCGCCCTCAGCAGGGCGCCGGTTGTCATGGCCGTCGTCACCCGCACCATCGGCCCGCCATGGAATATCCACGTGGAGCACAACGACATACTAGTCCTTAGAGACACGGGGTGGTTGATAGCTATGGCGGAGACGGTGCAGGAGGTGCTCGACTTGACAATACAGGCATTTAGAATTGCGGAGACTGCGGTTCTCCCCACCGCGGTGGGGCTTGACGGCTTTATCCTCAGCCATTCAACGGAACCCGTCGAGTTGCCGCCTCAGGAATTGGTTGATAAATTCCTGCCGCCCCGCAGGCCGGACGTGCCGTTGTTGCTACGTCCGGGCGAGGCTGTTACATTCGGCAACCTGCCTTCAGACAATAGAGATCACGCGAGGCACAAGATAGCAACCGTGTACACGGCGCAGAGGGAGGCGAAGAAGATAGTAAGCCAGGTCGACGAGGAGTATGGAAGGCTGACTGGGAGGCGCTACGGGGGGCTTGTCGAGTGGTATAAGGCGGGCGATGCTAAGAACGTCGTTGTGTGTATGGGGGCTTGGTGTAGCGACGCGAAGCAGGCCGTGGAGAGCCTCAGGAGGCGGGGCATCTCCATTGGGTTAATGAGGGTGAGATTCATAAGGCCGTTCCCCGAGGAGGAGGTGGCCAAGCTAGATCAGTACGAAAGAGTTGTTGTATACGATAGAGACATAACCCCGCTGGGGGGAGTACTGGGGACTGAGATCAAGGCGCTTCTCTCAAGGGCCAGGGTGGTGAATATAGTAGCTGGCATAGCTGGCGTCGACTTCGACGCCCAGAACTTCTACGAAACTATACAAAAAGCCCTAGACGGAAGTTACAGAGAAGTGGAGTTTGTAGTATGA
- the porB gene encoding pyruvate synthase subunit PorB, whose amino-acid sequence MSFRIDQLPKKKYVVPGNAACAGCGMMIGWKILGMALGEEAVLTIPASCAAVVQGLSPKSGVAMPILNVPFASAAAVATGIAEAYRSLGVKGHAVVWAGDGGTSDIGFATLSGAAERNSNIIYIMYDNEAYMNTGIQRSSSTPLAAWTTTTPMGKRERKKDVALLMAMHGVPYVATASIAYPQDFYRKLKRAAEVEGFKFIHLHTPCPPGWRFDPAKTVEVARLAVETGVWILWEYDHGHFRLNPPSTTYADKAKRRPLIEYLKLQGRFAHVTEEQVKALEEDVEARWRSILALAKAFPQS is encoded by the coding sequence ATGAGCTTCCGCATAGATCAGCTTCCGAAGAAGAAATACGTGGTTCCCGGCAACGCCGCGTGCGCCGGCTGCGGCATGATGATTGGCTGGAAAATCTTGGGAATGGCGCTGGGCGAGGAAGCTGTGTTGACGATACCGGCTAGTTGCGCCGCGGTGGTGCAGGGCCTGTCGCCTAAGTCTGGCGTCGCCATGCCTATTTTAAACGTGCCCTTTGCCTCAGCCGCCGCCGTGGCCACCGGCATAGCTGAGGCGTACAGATCCCTCGGCGTTAAGGGCCACGCGGTCGTCTGGGCAGGCGACGGCGGGACTTCAGACATCGGCTTCGCGACTCTAAGCGGCGCCGCTGAGAGGAACAGCAACATCATCTACATTATGTACGACAACGAGGCCTACATGAACACGGGCATACAGCGCAGTAGCTCAACGCCGCTAGCCGCGTGGACCACCACCACCCCCATGGGCAAGCGCGAGAGAAAGAAAGACGTGGCTCTCCTAATGGCCATGCACGGCGTTCCCTACGTAGCAACCGCCAGCATAGCCTATCCACAAGACTTCTACAGAAAACTAAAAAGAGCCGCCGAGGTTGAGGGGTTCAAGTTCATACACCTACATACGCCGTGCCCGCCGGGGTGGAGGTTCGACCCTGCCAAGACCGTGGAGGTGGCGAGACTCGCCGTCGAGACAGGTGTCTGGATTCTCTGGGAGTACGACCACGGCCACTTTAGGTTAAACCCGCCCAGCACGACATACGCGGATAAGGCCAAGAGGAGGCCTTTGATAGAGTACCTAAAGCTACAAGGCAGATTTGCCCACGTGACTGAGGAGCAGGTCAAGGCGCTGGAGGAAGATGTCGAGGCGAGGTGGCGGTCTATCCTCGCCTTGGCCAAGGCGTTTCCACAGAGCTAG
- the thsA gene encoding thermosome subunit alpha, producing the protein MSQQAPRTGVPVMILKEGSQRTTGVDARRSNIQAAKVIAEILATSLGPRGMDKMLIDAFGDVTITGDGATILKEMEVQHPAAKLLIEVAKAQDAEVGDGTTTVVVLAGKLLELGEELLEEGIHPTIVIDGYKKAADYALKVADEIAKPIELTKEQLLKVVSSALSSKVVAETRDYLAGLVVEAAMQAMEMRDGKPYLDLDWVKIEKKKGKSIYETQLVRGIVLDKEVVHPGMPKRVTNAKIAILDAPLEIEKPEWTTKISVTSPDQIKAFLDQEAEILKSYVDHLASIGANVVITQKGIDEVAQHFLAKKGILAVRRVKRSDIEKLARATGAKIITSIKDARPEDLGTAGLVEERKVGEEKMVFVEDIPNPRAVTILVRGGSDRILDEVERSLQDALHVARDLFREPKIVPGGGAFEVEVARRVREYARKLPGKEQLAALKFADAVEHIPTILALTAGLDPVDAIAELRRRHDNGEVTAGVDVHGSKITDMAAMNVWDPLIVKKQVIKSAVEAAIMILRIDDIIAAGAPKKEEKKGKKGEEGEEKEETKFD; encoded by the coding sequence ATGTCACAGCAAGCTCCTAGAACAGGCGTTCCCGTAATGATATTAAAAGAAGGCAGTCAGAGAACCACCGGAGTAGACGCGCGCCGTTCTAACATACAGGCGGCTAAGGTAATCGCCGAAATCCTGGCGACGTCTCTAGGGCCCAGAGGCATGGACAAGATGCTAATCGACGCCTTTGGCGACGTCACGATCACAGGCGACGGCGCGACGATACTAAAAGAAATGGAGGTCCAGCACCCGGCGGCTAAGCTGTTGATTGAGGTGGCCAAGGCGCAAGACGCGGAGGTAGGCGACGGCACCACCACGGTGGTGGTCCTCGCCGGTAAATTACTAGAGCTGGGCGAGGAGCTACTGGAGGAGGGTATACACCCAACTATCGTCATAGACGGATACAAGAAAGCCGCAGACTACGCGCTGAAGGTAGCCGACGAAATTGCCAAGCCCATCGAGCTAACTAAAGAGCAGTTGCTTAAGGTTGTCTCCAGCGCCCTCTCCTCGAAGGTAGTCGCCGAGACTAGGGACTACCTCGCCGGCCTGGTGGTGGAGGCCGCCATGCAGGCCATGGAGATGAGAGACGGCAAGCCCTATCTAGACCTCGACTGGGTAAAGATAGAGAAGAAGAAGGGCAAGTCTATATACGAGACGCAGTTAGTGCGAGGCATCGTCCTAGACAAGGAGGTGGTGCACCCAGGCATGCCGAAGCGCGTCACCAACGCCAAGATAGCAATACTAGACGCGCCTCTAGAGATAGAGAAGCCCGAGTGGACCACGAAGATCTCAGTAACGAGCCCAGATCAGATCAAGGCCTTCCTAGATCAGGAGGCCGAGATCTTGAAGTCCTATGTTGACCACCTTGCGTCGATAGGCGCCAACGTCGTGATTACGCAGAAGGGCATCGACGAGGTGGCGCAGCACTTCCTAGCCAAGAAGGGCATCCTCGCGGTGAGGAGAGTAAAGCGTAGCGACATCGAGAAGCTGGCGAGGGCCACCGGCGCCAAGATAATCACGTCAATCAAAGACGCGAGGCCTGAGGACCTCGGCACGGCGGGCCTCGTAGAGGAGAGGAAAGTCGGCGAGGAGAAGATGGTATTCGTGGAGGACATCCCCAACCCGAGGGCCGTGACTATATTAGTGAGAGGCGGTAGCGACAGGATACTAGACGAGGTGGAGAGGTCGCTACAAGACGCGTTACACGTGGCGCGCGACTTGTTCAGAGAGCCGAAGATAGTGCCCGGAGGCGGCGCCTTCGAGGTAGAGGTGGCGAGGAGGGTGAGGGAGTACGCCAGAAAGCTACCGGGCAAGGAACAGCTAGCGGCCCTGAAGTTCGCAGACGCCGTTGAGCACATACCGACGATCCTGGCGCTGACGGCCGGTCTTGATCCCGTAGATGCCATTGCCGAGCTCAGAAGAAGACACGACAACGGCGAGGTCACAGCCGGCGTAGACGTGCACGGCAGCAAGATCACCGACATGGCGGCGATGAACGTGTGGGATCCGTTAATAGTCAAGAAGCAGGTAATTAAGTCGGCGGTGGAGGCCGCGATAATGATACTACGCATCGACGACATAATCGCCGCCGGCGCCCCGAAGAAGGAGGAGAAGAAGGGTAAGAAGGGCGAGGAGGGGGAGGAGAAGGAAGAGACTAAATTCGACTAA
- a CDS encoding DNA-directed RNA polymerase subunit K, producing the protein METLSTTELVDRINKLVELLEKSLNKREFYPPRLTKYEVARIIGARAIQLAMGAQPLVDVQEVGTTDPVLIAMEELRRGLLDFVIVRETPDGKTTRIRLKELLELEKTL; encoded by the coding sequence GTGGAGACGCTATCCACCACAGAATTAGTAGACCGCATCAACAAACTTGTTGAACTCCTGGAGAAGTCTCTCAACAAAAGGGAGTTCTACCCCCCACGCCTTACTAAATACGAAGTGGCGCGTATAATCGGCGCCCGGGCTATACAGCTCGCCATGGGGGCCCAGCCGCTTGTAGACGTGCAGGAAGTCGGCACGACGGATCCCGTGCTCATAGCCATGGAAGAGCTTAGACGCGGCCTCCTCGACTTCGTAATTGTAAGAGAGACCCCCGACGGCAAAACCACGCGGATTAGGCTGAAGGAGCTTCTTGAACTTGAGAAGACTCTTTAA
- a CDS encoding ABC transporter ATP-binding protein has protein sequence MSEVLRVEKLEAGYGKFHVLFGVDLTVNSGEIVVLLGPNGAGKSTLLNSIVGMADVYSGRVVLLGRDITGDPPHEVMKMGVAYVMQSPNNFGTPNIFGELTVYENLVAASAGVPREEVGRRIEEVYSIFPKLRDLRDRKAKFLSGGERQMLAIGLGLMKKPKLLMLDEPTAGLAPKLVSDFFIAIRDIRDKLGISILLVEQNARKALEIGDRAYVLVTGRVRYSGGAKSLDEAKLAELFLGG, from the coding sequence GTGTCTGAGGTTTTGAGAGTTGAGAAGCTGGAGGCGGGGTATGGCAAGTTTCATGTGCTTTTTGGAGTTGACTTGACGGTTAATTCGGGTGAGATAGTAGTGTTGCTTGGCCCCAACGGCGCTGGGAAGTCGACTTTGTTGAACAGCATAGTGGGGATGGCGGACGTCTATTCTGGGCGCGTCGTTTTGCTGGGACGCGACATTACTGGCGATCCGCCTCACGAGGTTATGAAGATGGGCGTGGCTTACGTCATGCAGTCTCCTAACAACTTCGGCACTCCGAACATCTTCGGCGAGCTTACCGTGTACGAGAATCTCGTGGCGGCGTCAGCCGGGGTGCCTAGGGAGGAGGTTGGGAGGAGGATTGAGGAGGTGTACAGCATCTTCCCGAAGCTGAGGGACTTAAGGGACAGAAAGGCGAAGTTTCTCTCGGGCGGGGAGAGGCAGATGTTGGCTATTGGGCTGGGGCTTATGAAGAAGCCGAAGTTGTTAATGCTTGACGAGCCGACGGCGGGGCTGGCTCCTAAGCTTGTCAGCGACTTCTTCATAGCTATTAGAGACATCAGGGATAAGCTGGGTATCTCTATCTTACTGGTGGAGCAGAACGCCAGGAAGGCTCTTGAGATTGGCGACAGGGCGTATGTCTTAGTGACCGGCAGGGTTAGGTACAGCGGTGGGGCTAAGTCGCTGGACGAGGCAAAGCTGGCAGAGCTATTTCTTGGAGGGTAG